Proteins found in one Strix uralensis isolate ZFMK-TIS-50842 chromosome 21, bStrUra1, whole genome shotgun sequence genomic segment:
- the GFI1B gene encoding zinc finger protein Gfi-1b translates to MPRSFLVKSKKAHSYHQHRFVEDDLPILTWDPITSPFTAIGDKTLEDIKKQDLEYVVPKQEKDPSELKEESIPVQYLSRMLPGPSAQDSEMAIPGLQIKDCANTTSTPTFYKTSFSWDAFHFPYSYQQMSSTMQSALLEHPVSLYGSHLLPSTEPPLDYSMHYSSDLETYHCVKCNKVFSTPHGLEVHVRRSHSGTRPFACEVCGKTFGHAVSLEQHTNIHSQERSFECKMCGKTFKRSSTLSTHLLIHSDTRPYPCQYCGKRFHQKSDMKKHTYIHTGEKPHKCQVCGKAFSQSSNLITHSRKHTGFKPFSCELCAKGFQRKVDLRRHRETQHSLK, encoded by the exons ATGCCACGTTCCTTTTTGGTGAAGAGCAAAAAGGCTCATAGCTATCATCAGCACCGCTTTGTGGAAGATGACCTGCCTATACTCACGTGGGATCCAATAACCTCTCCCTTCACTG CCATAGGAGACAAGACACTGGAGGACATCAAGAAACAGGACCTGGAATATGTGGTTCCAAAGCAAGAAAAGGACCCATctgaactgaaggaagaaagcaTCCCTGTCCAGTACCTGAGCAGGATGCTGCCAGGCCCATCAGCTCAAG ATTCAGAGATGGCCATCCCAGGTCTGCAGATCAAAGACTGCGCTAACACAACAAGCACCCCTACCTTctacaaaaccagcttttcttgGGATGCTTTCCATTTTCCATACAGCTACCAACAGATGTCTTCCACCATGCAGTCAGCCCTCCTGGAACACCCAGTTAGCCTGTATGGAAGCCACCTCCTGCCAAGCACCGAGCCCCCTCTGGATTACAGCATGCATTACTCCTCGGACTTGGAGACCTACCACTGTGTGAAGTGCAACAAG GTATTCTCCACTCCCCATGGACTAGAGGTCCATGTCCGAAGGTCTCATAGTGGGACCCGTCCCTTTGCTTGTGAAGTATGTGGTAAAACCTTTGGACACGCTGTAAGCCTGGAGCAGCACACCAATATTCACTCCCAG GAAAGAAGTTTTGAGTGCAAGATGTGTGGGAAGACATTCAAACGTTCTTCCACCCTCTCCACTCATCTCCTGATCCATTCAGACACACGGCCCTATCCCTGCCAATATTGTGGCAAGCGCTTCCACCAGAAGTCGGATATGAAGAAACACACTTACATCCACACCG GGGAGAAGCCCCACAAATGCCAGGTATGTGGCAAAGCCTTCAGCCAGAGCTCCAACCTCATCACTCACAGCCGCAAGCACACCGGCTTCAAGCCCTTCAGCTGTGAGCTCTGTGCCAAGGGCTTCCAGCGCAAGGTGGATCTGCGGAGGCACCGGGAGACCCAACACAGTCTCAAGTGA